One genomic region from Thermodesulfobacteriota bacterium encodes:
- a CDS encoding cell division protein ZapB: MGAEDFGRLEERVEKLLAAYNDLKMEKAELQGIQGRLEEELKRLQSEKERLQSERDEVCARINSLLGKLEEIDVSV, from the coding sequence ATGGGCGCTGAGGACTTTGGCCGGTTAGAAGAGCGGGTTGAAAAACTGCTCGCTGCTTATAATGATTTAAAAATGGAGAAGGCAGAATTACAGGGCATTCAAGGGAGATTGGAAGAAGAATTAAAAAGGCTTCAAAGCGAAAAAGAGCGGTTGCAGTCTGAGCGGGATGAGGTATGTGCGAGGATAAACTCGTTATTAGGCAAGCTAGAGGAGATCGACG